Proteins from a genomic interval of Medicago truncatula cultivar Jemalong A17 chromosome 3, MtrunA17r5.0-ANR, whole genome shotgun sequence:
- the LOC112420108 gene encoding uncharacterized protein — MAGGQVKDGLREIKTNGDVVMFITEYKAEESVTFYLEHFDLVDLDARYEDEEHSYSPFESESGTDLEFVAVEGDESESDSVDGTDVLPDQLINPELVVTSDVQALVAFESSKNPDATRLEDFDDENGDSSDLDSICSSDEDTDPGKPKLHKFKLSIEIIFVKGQVFSRAKLIRTSGREFALQQRKNIYVKKSERKRVVVKCVEGFPFYMRFSKAPPKTYFVLTTYYPDDKCHYGGRTRLIRTSLLAKKLIPLLKLTPHMRIKALKDACKERWGVMLSSYQLYRTKKKALELIHGAIDEQYVHLKNYAKELLRSNPNSSVKIKCADSDVGPVFQRIYVCFYACKRAFATTCRPLISLDGCFLKGRDGGHLLAAIEKDGNNQMLPIAFAVVEAETKEA, encoded by the exons ATGGCTGGAGGACAAGTCAAAGATGGTCTTagagaaattaaaactaatggGGATGTGGTAATGTTCATAACTGAGTATAAGGCTGAGGAGAGTGTGACTTTTTACTTGGAACATTTTGATCTAGTTGATCTTGATGCAAGATATGAGGATGAGGAACATTCATATTCCCCTTTTGAATCTGAAAGTGGAACAGATCTTGAGTTTGTAGCAGTTGAAGGTGATGAATCTGAAAGTGATAGTGTTGATGGG ACAGATGTGTTGCCTGACCAACTAATAAATCCTGAACTTGTGGTTACTTCAGATGTTCAAGCTTTGGTGGCTTTTGAAAGTTCAAAGAATCCTGATGCAacaagacttgaagattttgatgatgagaatggaGATTCATCTGATTTAGATAGCATCTGCTCTTCTGATGAGGATACTGACCCTGGTAAGCCAAAATTACATAAGTTCAAATTGtctattgaaattatttttgtaaaggGACAAGTATTCTCAAGGGCTAAACTAATTAGGACATCTGGGAGAGAGTTTGCTTTGCaacaaaggaaaaatatttatgttaagaaaagtgAGAGGAAGAGGGTTGTGGTTAAGTGTGTTGAGGGTTTTCCATTTTACATGAGGTTTAGCAAGGCTCCACCTAAAACATACTTTGTTTTAACTACTTATTACCCTGACGATAAGTGTCATTACGGTGGGAGAACTAGATTGATTAGAACTTCTTTGTTGGCTAAGAAGTTGATACCACTCCTGAAACTAACACCTCATATGAGGATAAAAGCATTGAAGGACGCTTGTAAAGAAAGATGGGGGGTGATGTTAAGTAGCTATCAGTTATATAGGACTAAGAAGAAGGCTTTGGAACTTATCCATGGTGCCATAGATGAGCAATATGTGCATTTGAAAAACTATGCTAAGGAATTGTTGAGGAGCAATCCTAATAGCAGTGTGAAGATTAAGTGTGCTGATAGTGATGTTGGGCCAGTTTTCCAAAGAatatatgtgtgtttttatGCATGCAAGAGGGCATTTGCAACTACTTGTAGGCCATTAATTAGTCTAGATGGGTGTTTTCTGAAAGGAAGAGATGGGGGACACTTATTAGCAGCAATTGAGAAAGATGGAAACAATCAAATGTTACCAATTGCATTTGCAGTAGTAGAAGCTGAAACAAAGGAAGCATGA
- the LOC11407914 gene encoding cysteine proteinase inhibitor — protein MATVGGVRDVSGNQNSLAIDGLARFAVEEHNKKQNALLEFSRVISAKEQVVAGTIHHITLEVKDGVNKKVYEAKVWEKSWMNFKEVQEFKLVEDAPAQ, from the exons atgGCAACGGTTGGTGGAGTTCGCGATGTTTCAGGAAACCAGAACAGTCTTGCGATCGATGGTCTCGCTCGCTTTGCTGTTGAAGAACACAACAAAAAACag AATGCACTTCTGGAATTTTCAAGGGTGATAAGTGCTAAAGAGCAAGTGGTTGCTGGTACCATACACCACATCACTTTAGAGGTAAAAGATGGGGTGAATAAAAAGGTTTATGAAGCCAAGGTTTGGGAAAAGTCTTGGATGAACTTCAAGGAGGTTCAAGAGTTCAAGCTCGTCGAAGATGCGCCTGCGCAGTAA